A part of Astatotilapia calliptera chromosome 15, fAstCal1.2, whole genome shotgun sequence genomic DNA contains:
- the nme6 gene encoding nucleoside diphosphate kinase 6: MLLTSARLSKVLQLTLAVIKPDAVAHPLMLEALHQRILDNNFGIVRCKDLVWRRQDSERFYAEHSGRFFYQRLVEFMSSGPMRAYILAREDAISHWRELMGPTKVFRARFNSPASIRGQFGLTDTRNTTHGSDSLESAQREITFFFPDFCADEWMKKEEPLFRSGQIRYDHQNQIHTLSLSS; the protein is encoded by the exons ATGTTGCTGACAAGTGCTCGCCTGTCCAAAGTGCTGCAGCTCACCCTGGCGGTCATCAAACCAGATGCTGTGGCTCATCCTTTGATGCTAGAG GCTCTTCACCAGAGAATTCTAGACAACAACTTTGGGATTGTTAGATGCAAAGATCTGGTCTGGAGACGACAGGACTCTGAGAGGTTTTATGCTGAACATTCAG GGAGATTCTTCTATCAAAGACTTGTTGAATTCATGTCAAG TGGGCCAATGCGAGCGTACATTTTAGCCAGGGAGGATGCCATAAGCCACTGGAGAGAACTGATGGGGCCGACCAAAGTGTTCAGAGCCAGATTCAACTCGCCTGCTTCCATCAGGGGCCAGTTTGGACTCACAGACACAAGGAACACAACTCATGGCTCAG ATTCTCTTGAGTCGGCTCAAAGAGAGATTACTTTCTTCTTCCCAGACTTCTGTGCAGACGAGTGGATGAAAAAGGAGGAGCCATTGTTTAGATCAGGGCAGATCCGTTATGACCATCAAAACCAGATTCACACACTTTCATTGTCAAGCTGA
- the baalcb gene encoding brain and acute leukemia cytoplasmic protein encodes MGCGGSRTDALEPRYLESWTKETESTWLTSTDTDIPLSSIQSIPSENSEAGFTSEKTISPVPDFFEDSLPPPAQAYLKVCSAMSEASLNDVKPSSTPTALGSPRQDTTMPSSGTTVQRRSVLHTEEITKWQDNRMSTKQVTITVTQSIHQVDKNGKVKKSLTTYEVMKPVEAIKQVATQNA; translated from the exons ATGGGCTGTGGGGGCAGCAGAACTGACGctttggagcctcgctacctGGAGAGCTGGACAAAAGAGACGGAGTCGACATGGCTGACGAGCACAGACACAGATATCCCCTTGTCATCCATCCAGAGCATCCCCTCTGAGAACTCAGAGGCTGGCTTCACTTCTGAGAAAACAATCAGCCCTG TTCCAGATTTCTTTGAAGACAGCCTCCCGCCACCGGCTCAGGCCTACCTAAAGGTCTGCTCGGCCATGTCTGAAGCCAGCCTGAACGATGTGAAGCCCAGCAGCACACCAACAGCACTGGGCTCTCCGCGGCAGGACACGACGATGCCTTCTTCTGGAACCACAGTGCAGCGCAGAAGTGTTTTGCACACTGAAGAGATT ACAAAATGGCAGGACAATCGGATGTCGACCAAGCAGGTGACCATTACAGTCACCCAGAGCATCCACCAGGTGGACAAGAACGGGAAGGTGAAGAAGTCCCTCACGACATATGAGGTCATGAAACCAGTGGAAGCTATCAAACAGGTGGCGACACAAAACGCTTGA